A single window of Mangifera indica cultivar Alphonso chromosome 18, CATAS_Mindica_2.1, whole genome shotgun sequence DNA harbors:
- the LOC123201785 gene encoding dof zinc finger protein DOF5.1-like, with protein MVFSSIPAAYLDPANWQQQSNHQTGANTNQFGPPPPPQPHGSGGVGSIRPGSMADRARMANIPMPEAALLCPRCESTNTKFCYFNNYSLSQPRHFCKTCRRYWTRGGALRNVPVGGGCRRNKRSKGSGSKSPVSNNDRPTGSGSTSTMSSNSGATDILGLGPQAPPLRFMSTPLHHLTTEFTGGQNIGLSYGSISAPVVGATNDLNFHIGNALASGAGGGSAAGGSLLSSLTGFDQWRFTQAQQFPFLGGLDSSSSSLGLYPFESGVEPSVYANAEGQLRPRLSSSGVNVSQLASVKMEDNNEMNSSRPFLGIQGNEQYWNNAPAWTDLSGFNSSSTSNAL; from the exons ATGGTTTTTTCCTCCATCCCAGCTGCTTATCTTGATCCAGCCAACTGGCAACAA CAATCAAATCACCAAACGGGTGCAAATACTAATCAGTTTggtcctcctcctcctccacaaCCTCATGGAAGTGGCGGTGTGGGTTCGATCAGGCCTGGATCGATGGCGGATCGAGCCCGGATGGCCAACATACCGATGCCGGAAGCAGCACTGCTATGTCCACGATGTGAATCAACCAACACAAAATTTTGCTACTTCAACAATTACAGCCTCTCTCAGCCTCGCCACTTCTGCAAAACTTGCAGACGTTACTGGACAAGGGGTGGAGCCCTAAGAAATGTGCCCGTTGGAGGCGGCTGTAGAAGGAATAAACGAAGCAAAGGAAGCGGCTCCAAAAGCCCAGTGAGCAATAATGATCGCCCAACTGGTTCTGGATCCACAAGCACAATGTCTTCTAATAGTGGAGCCACTGATATATTAGGCCTCGGACCTCAGGCTCCTCCTCTCAGGTTCATGAGTACTCCTCTTCATCATCTCACAACTGAATTTACAGGCGGTCAAAATATTGGCTTGAGTTATGGTTCAATTTCTGCTCCAGTTGTGGGAGCAACAAATGACTTGAATTTTCATATAGGTAATGCTTTAGCTAGTGGCGCCGGTGGCGGTAGTGCTGCTGGTGGTTCCCTTTTATCATCTTTAACTGGTTTTGATCAGTGGCGGTTTACACAAGCTCAGCAATTTCCCTTTTTGGGAGGGTtggattcttcttcttcttcattgggATTATACCCATTTGAAAGCGGCGTTGAGCCATCTGTTTATGCAAATGCTGAGGGTCAGCTCCGGCCTAGGCTTTCTTCTTCTGGGGTTAACGTTTCTCAGTTGGCTTCGGTGAAAATGGAGGACAACAATGAGATGAATTCGTCACGACCGTTCCTGGGGATTCAAGGAAACGAACAATACTGGAATAATGCTCCTGCATGGACGGATCTGTCTGGTTTTAACTCTTCTTCAACTAGCAATGCCTTATAG